One Amycolatopsis thermophila DNA segment encodes these proteins:
- a CDS encoding carboxymuconolactone decarboxylase family protein, which produces MPRIPAVSPKDAGLLTKLVFRYAARRFGAVPEPFAVAAHQPALMRAGGIHEMLVEKAVKHLPVNVRELAQYRTAVRLGCSWCIDFGTMLQKHHGLDIDRLKNIDDYATSPLYTHQERLALAYADAMSDTPVSVTDEQVAELEREFGRAGLWELTYLIGLENQRARSYSALGITDQGFTSGDACRIPQAG; this is translated from the coding sequence ATGCCACGCATCCCCGCGGTCTCCCCGAAGGACGCCGGCCTGCTCACCAAGCTCGTCTTCCGCTACGCGGCCCGGCGGTTCGGCGCCGTGCCCGAGCCGTTCGCCGTCGCCGCGCACCAGCCGGCCCTGATGCGCGCCGGCGGGATCCACGAAATGCTCGTCGAGAAGGCGGTCAAGCACCTGCCGGTGAACGTGCGCGAGCTGGCCCAGTACCGGACGGCCGTGCGGCTGGGCTGCTCGTGGTGCATCGACTTCGGCACGATGCTGCAGAAGCACCACGGGCTGGACATCGACCGCCTGAAGAACATCGACGACTACGCCACCTCGCCCCTCTACACCCACCAGGAGCGGCTCGCCCTGGCCTACGCCGACGCCATGTCGGACACCCCGGTCTCCGTCACCGACGAGCAGGTCGCCGAGCTCGAGCGCGAGTTCGGCCGCGCGGGGCTGTGGGAGCTGACCTACCTGATCGGGCTGGAGAACCAGCGCGCCCGCAGCTACAGCGCGCTCGGCATCACCGACCAGGGCTTCACGTCCGGGGACGCGTGCCGGATTCCGCAAGCCGGGTGA
- the dnaG gene encoding DNA primase, with protein MAGRIRESDIAEVRQRNRIDEVVGDYVALRNAGGGALKGLCPFHDEKTPSFNVRPTHGTFHCFGCGEGGDVIKFLMKIDHLGFVESVERLADRVGFRLTYEGGGGSVQRDRGTRTRMVEAHKVAAEFYAEQLRTPEAQKAREFLAERGFDEVAARTFSCGYAPAGWDKLTKHLLNRGFELTELLKAQLVKEGRQGPIDRFHRRLVWPIRDLGGDVVGFGARRLFDDDPIQAKYLNTSESPIYKKSQVLFGLDLAKREIAKRHQVVVVEGYTDVMAMHASGVPTAVASCGTAFGEDHMKVLRRLLMDDDAFRGEIIFTFDGDEAGQKAALKAFEGEQTFAGQTYIAVAPDGMDPCDLRLAKGEASVRDLVARRTPLFEFAIRSILKEYDLDSVDGQVAALQRTVPLVAQIKDRAKRDGYATKLSWWVGWQDEAMVVRRVRESTGGAVRAGNGRRVPRANGTAVADVPRPDPKDPRLMAQREVLKAALQEPAYAGPEYDALPEEAFTHPAYVAVHRAVLKAGGTGSGLAGPALIDAASPHTPEGPVRSLLSELAVEPLRAKGEADGHYIGSMIAAVQENLVGRQIAEIKSRLQRLSPIEAADDYRALFGDLVALEEYRKALKAQAIGGLG; from the coding sequence GTGGCAGGCCGGATCCGGGAAAGTGACATCGCGGAGGTGCGGCAGCGCAACCGGATCGACGAGGTCGTGGGCGACTACGTGGCCCTGCGCAACGCCGGCGGGGGAGCGCTCAAGGGGCTGTGCCCGTTCCACGACGAGAAGACCCCGTCGTTCAACGTCCGCCCCACCCACGGCACCTTCCACTGCTTCGGCTGCGGCGAGGGTGGCGACGTCATCAAGTTCCTGATGAAGATCGACCACCTCGGCTTCGTCGAGTCGGTCGAGCGGCTGGCCGACCGCGTCGGGTTCCGGCTCACCTACGAGGGCGGCGGCGGCAGCGTCCAGCGCGACCGCGGCACGCGCACCCGGATGGTCGAGGCCCACAAGGTCGCCGCGGAGTTCTACGCCGAGCAGCTGCGCACGCCCGAGGCGCAGAAGGCCCGCGAGTTCCTCGCCGAGCGCGGGTTCGACGAGGTCGCGGCCCGCACGTTCAGCTGCGGCTACGCGCCCGCGGGCTGGGACAAGCTGACCAAGCACCTGCTCAACCGCGGGTTCGAGCTGACCGAGCTGCTCAAGGCCCAGCTGGTCAAGGAGGGCCGCCAGGGCCCCATCGACCGCTTCCACCGGCGCCTGGTGTGGCCGATCCGAGACCTCGGCGGCGACGTCGTCGGGTTCGGTGCGCGGCGGCTGTTCGACGACGACCCGATCCAGGCGAAGTACCTCAACACCAGCGAGAGTCCGATCTACAAGAAGTCGCAGGTGCTGTTCGGGCTCGACCTGGCCAAGCGCGAGATCGCCAAGCGCCACCAGGTGGTCGTGGTCGAGGGCTACACCGACGTGATGGCGATGCACGCGTCCGGCGTGCCGACGGCGGTGGCGTCGTGCGGCACCGCGTTCGGCGAGGACCACATGAAGGTGCTGCGCCGGCTGCTGATGGACGACGACGCCTTCCGCGGCGAGATCATCTTCACCTTCGACGGTGACGAGGCGGGCCAGAAGGCGGCGCTGAAGGCGTTCGAGGGCGAACAGACCTTCGCCGGGCAGACCTACATCGCGGTCGCGCCCGACGGGATGGACCCGTGCGACCTGCGGCTGGCCAAGGGTGAGGCGTCGGTGCGCGACCTGGTCGCCCGCCGCACCCCGCTGTTCGAGTTCGCGATCCGCAGCATCCTCAAGGAGTACGACCTGGATTCGGTCGACGGCCAGGTCGCCGCACTGCAGCGCACGGTGCCGCTGGTGGCGCAGATCAAGGACCGCGCGAAGCGGGACGGCTACGCGACCAAGCTGTCGTGGTGGGTCGGCTGGCAGGACGAGGCGATGGTCGTGCGGCGGGTGCGGGAGAGCACCGGCGGCGCGGTGCGGGCCGGCAACGGCCGCCGCGTGCCCCGGGCGAACGGCACGGCGGTGGCGGACGTGCCGCGGCCCGACCCGAAGGACCCGCGGCTGATGGCGCAGCGCGAGGTGCTCAAGGCGGCGCTGCAGGAGCCGGCCTACGCGGGCCCGGAGTACGACGCGCTGCCGGAGGAGGCCTTCACCCACCCCGCGTACGTGGCGGTGCACCGCGCGGTGCTCAAGGCCGGCGGGACCGGCAGCGGGCTGGCCGGGCCCGCGCTGATCGACGCGGCGAGCCCGCACACCCCGGAGGGGCCGGTGCGGTCGCTGCTGTCGGAACTGGCCGTGGAACCGTTGCGCGCCAAGGGCGAGGCCGACGGGCACTACATCGGCAGCATGATCGCCGCCGTGCAGGAGAACCTGGTCGGGCGCCAGATCGCCGAGATCAAGTCGCGGCTGCAGCGGCTGTCGCCGATCGAGGCGGCCGACGACTACCGCGCGCTGTTCGGCGACCTGGTGGCGCTGGAGGAGTACCGCAAGGCGCTCAAGGCCCAGGCCATCGGTGGACTGGGGTAG
- a CDS encoding sigma-70 family RNA polymerase sigma factor, with translation MSTLDGVAEEFAGLRPHLAAVAYRLTGSVSDAEDAVQESWLRLSALGDSGRAEIKDLRAWLTTVVGRICLDRLRSAAARREKYVGEWLPEPIVTPLGAPPSDDPLEAAVRDEGVRMAAMIVLDRLTPEQRVAFVLHDAFSVPFDEIAGILGISPASARQHASRGRRALDDAQPPPRASMAEQQEVLNRFVAALVSGDVRALAEVLHPDVVLIGDSDGKAKTTVRVMAGADKILRFFQGLLRMYRPGAFATGRPVLVNGDLGVYLPPSPGGDGYKDLDAHLQTVTIRDGLVTAVYDQANPDKLTRLAESGTRPRT, from the coding sequence GTGAGCACGCTCGACGGGGTGGCCGAGGAGTTCGCCGGCCTGCGCCCGCACCTGGCCGCCGTGGCCTACCGGCTGACCGGTTCGGTGAGCGACGCCGAGGACGCGGTGCAGGAGTCGTGGCTGCGGCTGTCCGCGCTCGGTGACTCCGGCCGCGCGGAGATCAAGGACCTGCGGGCCTGGCTGACCACGGTGGTCGGCCGGATCTGCCTGGACCGGCTCCGCTCGGCGGCGGCGCGGCGCGAGAAGTACGTCGGCGAGTGGCTGCCGGAACCGATCGTCACCCCACTGGGCGCACCCCCGTCGGACGATCCGCTCGAGGCCGCCGTGCGCGACGAGGGCGTCCGCATGGCCGCGATGATCGTGCTCGACCGCCTGACCCCCGAGCAGCGCGTGGCGTTCGTGCTGCACGACGCGTTCAGCGTGCCGTTCGACGAGATCGCCGGCATCCTCGGCATCAGCCCGGCGTCGGCGCGGCAGCACGCGTCGCGAGGGCGGCGCGCGCTCGACGACGCGCAGCCGCCACCGCGCGCGAGCATGGCCGAGCAGCAGGAGGTGCTCAACCGGTTCGTCGCGGCACTGGTGTCCGGCGACGTGCGGGCGCTGGCCGAGGTGCTGCACCCCGACGTCGTGCTCATCGGCGACAGCGATGGCAAGGCCAAGACCACCGTGCGGGTCATGGCCGGCGCCGACAAGATCCTGCGGTTCTTCCAGGGCCTGCTGCGGATGTACCGGCCGGGTGCGTTCGCGACCGGCCGCCCGGTGCTGGTCAACGGCGATCTCGGGGTCTACCTGCCGCCGTCGCCGGGTGGTGACGGCTACAAGGACCTGGACGCCCACCTGCAGACCGTCACCATCCGGGACGGGCTGGTCACGGCCGTCTACGACCAGGCCAACCCGGACAAGCTCACCCGGCTTGCGGAATCCGGCACGCGTCCCCGGACGTGA
- a CDS encoding trans-aconitate 2-methyltransferase, with amino-acid sequence MWDPAKYLDYADLRGRPFYDLIGRIDATEPRRVVDLGCGPGNLTASLAKRWPDAVLEAIDSSPEMVDAARAAGIDARLGDVNEWSPQPDTDVVVTNAVLQWVPEHRSLLRRWVRALPPGAWFAMQVPGNMDSPSHTLVRALASRPEWSSRLGGLRGVDAVDSPLAYADLFADAGCAVDAWETTYIQRLSGKDAVLEWITGTALRPVRSALDDDEWQRFRAQLAPMLDEAYPPRPDGTTWFPFRRVFAVARV; translated from the coding sequence GTGTGGGACCCGGCGAAGTACCTCGACTACGCGGACCTGCGGGGACGCCCGTTCTACGACCTCATCGGGCGGATCGACGCCACTGAACCCCGGCGCGTGGTGGACCTGGGCTGCGGCCCGGGGAACCTGACCGCGTCGCTGGCCAAGCGGTGGCCGGACGCCGTCCTGGAGGCGATCGACAGCTCACCGGAGATGGTCGATGCGGCGCGCGCGGCGGGGATCGACGCGCGGCTCGGCGACGTGAACGAGTGGAGCCCCCAGCCGGACACCGATGTCGTGGTGACCAACGCGGTGCTGCAGTGGGTGCCCGAGCACCGGTCGCTGCTGCGCCGGTGGGTGCGAGCGCTGCCACCGGGCGCCTGGTTCGCGATGCAGGTGCCGGGCAACATGGATTCGCCCTCGCACACGCTGGTTCGTGCCCTGGCGTCCCGGCCGGAGTGGTCGTCGCGGCTGGGCGGGTTGCGCGGTGTCGACGCGGTCGATTCACCCTTGGCGTACGCGGATCTCTTCGCCGACGCGGGATGTGCCGTGGACGCCTGGGAAACCACGTACATCCAGCGGTTGAGCGGGAAGGACGCGGTGCTGGAGTGGATCACCGGCACGGCGTTGCGGCCGGTGCGGTCGGCTTTGGACGATGACGAGTGGCAGCGGTTCCGGGCCCAGCTCGCGCCGATGCTGGACGAGGCCTACCCGCCGCGACCCGACGGCACGACGTGGTTCCCGTTCCGGCGGGTGTTCGCGGTGGCGCGGGTGTGA